The following proteins are encoded in a genomic region of Terriglobales bacterium:
- a CDS encoding substrate-binding domain-containing protein: MSSNLRSRDPYLVKSVVHSSKILSAFCSVGEALPLKEIAERSGLPKTMAFRLLHTLETCGIVEKVGKNLYQSNIRPLKQKLYRLGYAAQGTDYEFSREVSASLQRAATAEGIELISLDNRYSPKIAQSNADLLVREKVDLAIEFQTDETVAPIVAAKYREANIPMIAIDIPHPGATYYGANNYEAGLIGGRHLGRWVKEHWHSELDEIILLELRRAGNLPQMRLTGMLVGLHLSLPQAKNCLVKHLNGDGDWGRSFEAVRRHLQYTRSRRLVVGAINDLSAIGALRAFEEAGRAETCAIMGQNASPEGRAELREPNTHLIGSVAFFPERYGPDLIRVSLDILNKKLVPPAVFVEHKLVTPSTVDHFYPNDSLMQPPSLAGPRQTLQSTKSGGSDADSRRVRYVVKVLAAHEKEES; the protein is encoded by the coding sequence ATGAGCTCCAATTTAAGAAGTCGAGATCCATATCTGGTTAAATCGGTTGTCCATTCTTCCAAAATTCTTTCGGCATTCTGTTCTGTAGGAGAAGCCCTTCCGCTTAAAGAGATCGCGGAACGAAGCGGCCTGCCGAAGACCATGGCCTTCCGCCTGCTCCACACTTTAGAAACGTGCGGCATCGTGGAGAAGGTCGGCAAAAACCTTTATCAATCGAACATACGTCCGCTCAAGCAGAAACTCTACCGGCTGGGCTACGCCGCCCAGGGCACCGATTATGAATTTTCCAGGGAAGTTTCCGCGAGCTTGCAGCGAGCGGCCACGGCTGAGGGCATCGAGCTTATCTCACTCGATAACCGCTACAGCCCGAAGATCGCCCAGAGCAATGCTGATCTTCTGGTGCGCGAGAAAGTAGATTTGGCCATCGAATTTCAAACTGACGAAACCGTAGCGCCAATCGTTGCGGCAAAGTACCGCGAGGCGAACATTCCCATGATCGCCATTGATATTCCGCATCCCGGAGCCACTTATTACGGGGCCAACAACTATGAGGCGGGACTGATCGGCGGACGCCATCTCGGCCGGTGGGTCAAAGAGCACTGGCACTCCGAGTTGGACGAAATCATTCTGCTCGAATTGCGCCGCGCGGGCAATCTGCCGCAGATGCGGCTCACGGGAATGCTCGTCGGATTGCACTTGTCTTTGCCGCAAGCGAAAAATTGTCTGGTCAAGCATTTGAACGGTGATGGAGACTGGGGGAGAAGCTTTGAAGCGGTACGCCGGCATTTGCAGTACACGCGTTCCCGCCGCCTGGTGGTTGGGGCCATTAATGACCTCAGCGCTATCGGCGCTTTGCGCGCGTTTGAAGAAGCGGGCCGCGCGGAAACATGTGCCATTATGGGACAGAATGCGTCACCGGAAGGAAGAGCCGAGTTGCGCGAGCCGAATACCCATCTCATCGGCTCGGTTGCTTTCTTCCCAGAGCGCTATGGGCCGGACCTGATCCGGGTCAGCCTGGATATTCTGAACAAAAAGCTGGTGCCTCCCGCGGTCTTTGTTGAACATAAGCTGGTAACGCCGAGCACGGTGGACCATTTCTATCCAAACGACAGTTTGATGCAACCACCTTCGCTGGCTGGCCCACGCCAAACCTTGCAATCCACGAAATCGGGCGGCAGCGATGCCGATTCACGGCGGGTCCGTTACGTGGTTAAAGTTTTGGCAGCTCACGAAAAGGAAGAGTCTTAG
- a CDS encoding beta-galactosidase, which translates to MRYNRLIKLLLMASLATAHAQTKTAAPPAFTVEGDHFVLNGKPFKVLSGELHYARIPREYWRQRLRMARAMGLNTVATYVFWNVHEPQPGVYNFSGNADLAAFVRMAQEEGLYVLLRAGPYSCAEWELGGFPAWLLKTPEMQKALRSNDDAFMQPAERWLLRLGQEVAPLQIGRGGPILATQIENEYGNFGSDQAYMVHLKEIFVRAGFTDSLLYTADNWRNIPKGIIPGVYAATNFGIRNHEKGMDALAQVRPSQALFVSEYWPGWFDHWGHPHETRPIAPQLEDLDYILKHGTGVNIYMFHGGTSFGFMSGSSWTDQKFLPDVTSYDYDAPLDEAGHPTPKYFAYRELLAKYASAPLPPVPEAPPVVTVPDFALEQSSSLWQNLPQPVTSEDPQPMEHFSQSYGYILYRTHIAGPQNGNLELDELHDYAHIYLDGKLIGTVDRRLGQSSLPFTTTAASSQLDILVENSGRINSQGIMRTEVKGITHQVRLGGKPLTKWQIFSLPLNSIENLKYHSKPETESGPAFLRGHFQITTVGDVFLDVHNLSKGALWINGHAIGRFWNLGPQQTLLVPGPWLHQGKNEVVVFDWFGRQGATFPHLAGLPKPILDAPTRDTIGSKQE; encoded by the coding sequence ATGCGATACAACCGGCTGATCAAGCTCCTTCTGATGGCTTCTCTCGCCACGGCTCATGCCCAGACAAAAACTGCCGCGCCTCCCGCTTTCACCGTCGAAGGCGACCACTTCGTGCTGAATGGAAAACCGTTCAAGGTGCTTTCCGGCGAGCTTCACTACGCCCGCATTCCGCGTGAATACTGGCGCCAGCGTCTGCGCATGGCCAGGGCCATGGGCCTGAACACGGTTGCTACTTATGTCTTCTGGAACGTTCATGAACCCCAGCCCGGTGTTTACAACTTCAGCGGTAACGCAGACTTGGCCGCCTTCGTTCGCATGGCCCAGGAAGAAGGCTTATATGTGCTGTTGCGCGCAGGTCCGTACTCCTGTGCTGAATGGGAGCTTGGCGGATTCCCCGCGTGGCTGCTGAAAACTCCGGAGATGCAGAAAGCTCTGCGCAGCAACGATGATGCCTTCATGCAGCCCGCCGAACGCTGGCTGTTGCGGCTGGGCCAGGAAGTCGCGCCTCTTCAGATCGGACGCGGCGGCCCAATCCTTGCCACCCAGATTGAAAATGAATATGGAAACTTCGGCTCCGATCAGGCCTACATGGTGCATTTAAAAGAAATTTTCGTGCGTGCAGGTTTCACCGACTCGCTTCTCTATACCGCCGACAACTGGCGCAACATTCCCAAAGGCATCATACCTGGCGTGTATGCGGCCACCAATTTCGGCATCAGGAACCATGAGAAAGGAATGGATGCTCTGGCGCAAGTGCGCCCCAGCCAGGCGCTCTTCGTCTCAGAGTATTGGCCCGGCTGGTTCGATCATTGGGGCCATCCCCATGAAACGCGACCCATTGCGCCGCAGCTCGAAGACTTGGATTACATCCTGAAGCATGGCACTGGCGTGAACATCTACATGTTCCACGGTGGCACCAGCTTCGGCTTCATGAGTGGTTCGAGCTGGACTGACCAGAAGTTCCTGCCCGATGTCACCAGCTACGATTACGATGCGCCGCTCGACGAAGCCGGGCATCCAACCCCAAAGTACTTCGCTTATCGGGAGCTTCTCGCCAAGTATGCGTCTGCTCCGCTGCCGCCGGTGCCCGAAGCTCCGCCGGTCGTAACCGTTCCTGATTTTGCTCTCGAGCAGTCGTCTTCCCTCTGGCAGAATCTCCCACAGCCCGTTACCAGCGAAGACCCTCAACCAATGGAACACTTCAGTCAATCCTACGGATACATTCTCTACCGCACCCACATCGCCGGTCCGCAGAATGGCAACCTGGAGTTGGATGAACTCCACGACTATGCGCACATTTACCTGGATGGAAAGCTGATCGGAACGGTTGACCGCCGATTAGGTCAAAGCTCGCTGCCTTTCACCACCACAGCTGCCTCCAGCCAACTGGATATTCTGGTAGAAAATTCCGGGCGCATCAACTCGCAGGGCATTATGCGCACCGAGGTCAAAGGCATTACCCATCAGGTGCGTCTCGGGGGAAAACCACTAACCAAGTGGCAGATCTTTTCTCTGCCGCTGAACTCCATCGAGAACCTGAAGTACCACTCCAAACCCGAAACCGAATCCGGCCCTGCTTTTCTCCGCGGCCACTTTCAGATCACTACCGTCGGAGATGTCTTTCTCGATGTTCATAATCTGAGCAAGGGCGCTCTCTGGATCAACGGTCACGCCATCGGCCGTTTCTGGAACCTGGGTCCGCAACAAACGCTGTTGGTTCCCGGTCCCTGGTTGCATCAGGGCAAGAATGAAGTGGTTGTCTTTGATTGGTTCGGAAGGCAGGGCGCAACTTTTCCGCATCTCGCCGGCCTGCCAAAACCGATTTTGGATGCTCCCACCAGAGACACGATTGGAAGCAAACAGGAATAG
- a CDS encoding TonB-dependent receptor, which yields MKVLLRFRILIVIVLLSGFLAAQTNRGGISGTVFDKSGAVVAGATVTVTNLGTNQKSVAKTARNGAYSVLSLDPVLYSVTVEAKGFKTEIVEQVKVDTASVATVNATLQVGTSNQAVTVSAETAQINTVSGTTGTTVTERELTDVPLINRSVLDLAVTQPNITGDAGSEDPGLSASATVPGYNLSINGARPGASTFLSDGVNNTGVSLARTMVSFSPETVQEFSVQTSAFSAEYGNTGGGIINATTKQGTNQFNGTALWYVRNPYFDSPNWIAGPTARKPPGPQLKYNQFSLTAGGPVIIPKIYHGQNKTFWFAAYEPRYRRDLCVNCSDSYQLLPTDAMRAGDFSNTVMVKQPNGGAIVRVPTAVAAQFGFQQCTGNNACDPLIYNHYVPVPGTNQFQAILPAPATYPVFTGNIIPQNLLDATALKALAYIPRAGAYFLDPNGNITNFFNPRTLRQDETRYTVRVDHIFSQNNQINGRYTNQPTVKDQFTPCCPTGEGAEYSNSKQAMIAYTHVFTPTLFNDLRLNYTRGRFSTTIGQKYDVNTGQNLNTILGLPSLTHGGVPSLPFIGGQGSSSQDDTEERYGITDIVYLTRGAMNWKFGVDLSHSLQNETPLFDAIGGNYDIRALQTNNNGSSNTGTGGDTIASFLLGVANAATFRPAILRYHYRWNAAAGFVQNDWKVRSNLTLNLGVRYNLELPRTEQNNLQGVFRPDLAQSYPVPGGAVAGVLPATAGNPTGSIPLASILVPPFAFAGKGGRSRYLFPADYHDFEPRFGFAWSPHFLAFGGRQVTIRGGYGISHLPVSGAARLPNPDFGFLTNYVGATVNPAYIMRLGENPPVVNPIDVNQAVFKNIPANGLLYIQPNGFSSLTMPGFALSPNHHSPYSQNWNFTLAWDAGRHTTVELAYVGNKGTHLFEGGEDINPTNFNLVVNTLDPANVNPYSTTGSSGVVDPLGRQTPNGTKIFTGTLYSPYAGFAALISLYDASGNSVRHAAYINVIHRTSKGLTVISNYTFGKSIDDSQGASDKFVLSTGQVSGESAFGAPRSFDRSVSTFDQKHSFNTTVIYDLPFGQGRKFLSNAWAPVKTIVGGWTTTGIFRITSGYPAWATLVDSNQIGDPANTHQMRPNIVPGVPLKNPLWSSSCPLGTQCQPFLNPLAFERPALGQFGNAPRTFDGVRGPSQQYFDGSIQKSFPLGGEGRRKLQVRMDLLNAFNHPVFRVGPNNNFTDFMSAPVATFMNSNDYNGWAIANGQPTVTSVSSTTGVCSGPGAAVCNQIQTLVNTQRSNGVLPTDFFTMQLPANFNATQPNSYDIRTLNGYKLWRLRNAYNNSFGTLFNPGGSSRYIQFGLKVYF from the coding sequence ATGAAGGTTTTACTGCGTTTTCGCATACTGATCGTGATTGTGTTGTTGTCTGGATTTCTAGCTGCACAAACCAACCGCGGCGGAATCTCCGGGACCGTCTTTGATAAATCTGGCGCTGTGGTAGCCGGGGCTACAGTCACAGTAACCAATCTTGGCACCAACCAAAAGAGCGTGGCCAAAACTGCTCGTAACGGCGCGTATAGCGTCCTTTCTCTCGACCCGGTGCTGTACAGTGTGACCGTCGAGGCTAAAGGATTCAAGACAGAGATCGTCGAGCAGGTTAAGGTGGATACCGCCAGCGTTGCGACGGTAAACGCAACCCTCCAGGTCGGGACATCCAACCAGGCGGTCACCGTCAGCGCCGAAACGGCGCAGATCAATACCGTATCCGGCACCACGGGCACTACCGTCACCGAGCGCGAGCTTACCGACGTACCCCTGATCAACCGCAGTGTGCTGGATCTAGCTGTGACCCAGCCCAACATAACTGGAGACGCCGGCAGCGAAGACCCCGGGCTATCGGCGAGTGCTACCGTACCGGGCTACAACTTGAGTATCAATGGAGCGCGTCCCGGCGCCAGCACCTTTCTCTCTGACGGCGTCAACAATACCGGAGTCAGCCTGGCGCGCACCATGGTCAGCTTCTCACCTGAAACGGTGCAGGAGTTTTCGGTGCAGACCTCGGCGTTTTCGGCGGAATACGGAAACACCGGCGGGGGCATCATCAACGCCACCACGAAACAGGGCACCAATCAGTTCAACGGCACAGCCCTCTGGTATGTCCGTAATCCCTATTTCGACTCCCCGAACTGGATCGCTGGCCCCACAGCCCGCAAGCCGCCCGGGCCCCAACTCAAGTACAACCAGTTTTCGCTCACCGCCGGCGGACCGGTTATTATCCCGAAGATCTATCACGGCCAGAACAAGACCTTCTGGTTTGCTGCCTATGAGCCACGCTACCGGCGCGACCTTTGTGTCAATTGCAGTGACAGCTACCAACTGTTGCCTACAGATGCAATGCGAGCGGGGGACTTCAGCAATACTGTTATGGTCAAGCAACCGAATGGCGGCGCCATCGTCAGGGTCCCGACTGCTGTTGCAGCCCAGTTTGGGTTTCAGCAGTGCACCGGTAATAACGCATGCGACCCACTAATCTACAACCATTACGTTCCGGTCCCCGGCACGAATCAGTTTCAGGCCATACTGCCGGCTCCGGCAACCTACCCGGTGTTTACGGGCAATATCATCCCGCAGAACCTTCTGGATGCGACTGCCCTTAAGGCTCTGGCGTACATTCCCAGAGCAGGAGCGTATTTTCTTGACCCCAATGGCAACATCACCAATTTCTTTAACCCGCGCACGCTCCGCCAAGATGAGACCCGGTACACGGTGCGCGTTGACCACATCTTTTCTCAGAACAACCAGATCAACGGCCGCTACACCAACCAGCCGACCGTCAAAGACCAATTTACCCCCTGCTGCCCAACCGGCGAGGGAGCTGAGTACAGTAACTCGAAGCAAGCGATGATCGCCTACACCCACGTGTTCACGCCCACGCTGTTCAACGACCTGCGTCTGAACTACACCCGCGGCCGCTTCAGCACCACAATAGGGCAGAAATACGACGTCAACACCGGCCAGAACCTCAACACCATACTGGGCCTGCCGAGCTTGACCCATGGCGGAGTCCCCTCTCTTCCCTTCATCGGCGGGCAGGGCTCCAGCAGCCAGGACGATACCGAAGAGCGCTATGGCATTACTGATATCGTCTACCTCACGCGCGGCGCCATGAACTGGAAGTTTGGGGTTGACCTTTCGCACTCGCTGCAAAACGAAACTCCGCTGTTCGATGCCATCGGCGGCAACTACGACATCCGGGCGCTGCAAACCAACAACAATGGCAGCAGCAACACCGGCACCGGCGGAGACACGATAGCCAGCTTCTTACTTGGGGTTGCAAACGCTGCAACCTTCCGTCCAGCAATCCTTCGCTATCACTACCGCTGGAACGCCGCGGCCGGTTTTGTGCAGAACGACTGGAAGGTGCGCTCCAACCTGACCCTGAATCTGGGTGTGCGTTACAACCTTGAGCTGCCCCGGACTGAACAGAATAATCTGCAAGGCGTGTTCCGTCCTGACCTGGCGCAGTCCTACCCTGTGCCGGGAGGTGCCGTCGCCGGGGTTCTTCCCGCAACTGCCGGCAATCCGACAGGGAGTATTCCGCTTGCATCCATCCTGGTGCCGCCGTTTGCCTTTGCCGGTAAGGGTGGCCGTTCGCGATACCTGTTTCCGGCCGATTACCACGACTTCGAGCCGCGATTCGGCTTCGCCTGGTCGCCCCACTTCCTCGCCTTCGGGGGACGTCAGGTAACCATCCGCGGCGGATACGGAATATCTCACCTTCCTGTATCTGGTGCTGCCCGCCTTCCTAACCCTGATTTTGGATTTCTGACAAATTACGTAGGAGCTACAGTAAATCCTGCGTACATAATGAGGCTGGGTGAGAATCCACCGGTTGTTAACCCAATTGACGTCAATCAGGCAGTCTTCAAAAACATCCCGGCAAATGGGTTGCTGTACATTCAGCCCAACGGGTTCAGTAGCCTGACTATGCCCGGATTTGCACTCTCCCCTAACCATCACTCGCCGTATTCCCAAAATTGGAACTTTACCCTGGCATGGGACGCGGGCCGGCACACGACGGTAGAGTTAGCTTATGTCGGTAACAAGGGCACGCATTTGTTTGAAGGTGGCGAAGATATCAATCCGACCAACTTCAACCTCGTTGTGAACACGCTTGATCCAGCCAACGTTAATCCCTATAGCACCACTGGCAGCAGTGGCGTTGTTGATCCGCTGGGGCGGCAGACACCGAACGGCACCAAGATATTCACGGGAACCTTATATAGTCCTTATGCTGGCTTCGCCGCTTTGATTTCTTTGTACGACGCCTCCGGCAACAGCGTCCGGCACGCCGCATATATAAATGTGATCCACCGAACCAGCAAGGGCTTGACCGTCATCTCGAACTACACCTTTGGCAAGTCCATTGACGACTCCCAGGGCGCGAGCGACAAATTTGTTCTGTCAACCGGCCAGGTTTCGGGAGAATCGGCCTTCGGCGCGCCCAGAAGCTTCGACCGGTCGGTATCAACCTTCGACCAGAAGCACAGTTTTAACACTACCGTGATTTACGATTTGCCCTTCGGGCAGGGACGCAAATTTCTCAGCAACGCATGGGCTCCGGTCAAAACTATAGTAGGCGGCTGGACAACGACTGGCATCTTCCGTATTACCAGCGGCTATCCAGCGTGGGCAACGCTGGTTGATTCGAACCAGATCGGTGATCCCGCAAATACCCATCAAATGCGCCCCAACATTGTTCCCGGTGTTCCTCTAAAGAACCCGCTTTGGAGCAGTAGTTGCCCGCTCGGCACCCAGTGCCAGCCTTTCCTGAATCCCTTGGCGTTTGAGCGTCCAGCGCTGGGGCAGTTCGGCAACGCTCCCCGCACCTTCGATGGCGTCCGCGGCCCATCGCAGCAGTACTTCGATGGTTCGATTCAGAAGAGCTTCCCGCTTGGGGGCGAGGGCAGACGCAAGCTCCAAGTCCGCATGGACCTGCTCAATGCCTTCAACCACCCGGTGTTCCGCGTTGGGCCCAATAACAACTTCACCGATTTCATGTCGGCGCCGGTTGCAACATTCATGAACTCTAATGACTATAACGGTTGGGCGATCGCAAACGGCCAGCCAACGGTTACCTCTGTGAGCTCAACCACTGGTGTGTGCAGTGGTCCAGGTGCCGCCGTATGTAACCAAATCCAAACCCTGGTGAACACCCAAAGAAGCAATGGGGTATTGCCCACGGATTTCTTCACCA
- a CDS encoding glycoside hydrolase 43 family protein: MSREKPFKINSIVLTLTILIAQSSLHAGGNIARKKASPIPNVSHVWVADNKDGTYKNPILYADYSDPDAIRVGDDFYMTASSFDAVPGLPILHSKDLVNWTIIGHALNQQPPIDVYSKTQHGNGVWAPVMRYHNGEFYIFYPDPEFGIYMVKAKSPAGPWSTPLLIKQARGWIDPCPLWDDDGNAYLVSAMAASRSGIKSVLVVSRMAPDGTKLLDDGALVFDGHEGNATVEGPKFYKHNGYYYIFAPAGGVESGWQLALRAKNVYGPYEQKVVLAQGSTQVNGPHQGAWVKTQTGESWFLHFRDMGAYGRVVYLEPMTWVDDWPVMGKQNEPVATWKKPNVGKVWPVATPADSDEFNSNELGMQWQWQANPKPGWAFPAGGLGFLRIFNIATPPDFKNLWDAPNLLLQKFPGPEFTVITKVTFTPGADGEKIGLIIMGMDYAYVSVEKRTEGLLISQAICKDADRHAPERVSASIPVKGKTFYLRAGVSKQAVASFSYSSDGINFTPIGEPFTARQGRWIGAKVGIFAVGPGTSREIGYADFDWFRFDSF; encoded by the coding sequence ATGTCACGGGAAAAACCCTTCAAAATCAACTCAATCGTTCTTACTCTTACCATTCTCATTGCACAAAGCAGCTTGCATGCCGGCGGGAACATCGCCAGGAAAAAGGCATCTCCAATTCCAAATGTCTCTCATGTTTGGGTCGCCGACAATAAAGACGGCACATACAAGAACCCGATTCTATACGCCGACTACTCTGACCCGGATGCGATCCGCGTAGGCGACGATTTTTATATGACCGCTTCCAGCTTCGATGCCGTACCGGGCTTGCCCATCCTGCATTCGAAAGACCTGGTGAACTGGACGATCATCGGACATGCGTTGAATCAGCAACCTCCCATCGACGTGTACAGCAAAACCCAGCATGGCAACGGAGTGTGGGCTCCGGTGATGCGCTATCACAATGGTGAGTTCTATATTTTCTATCCCGATCCAGAGTTCGGGATTTACATGGTGAAGGCAAAGAGTCCGGCGGGACCATGGTCAACGCCTCTGCTGATCAAACAAGCAAGGGGATGGATTGATCCGTGTCCGCTGTGGGATGACGACGGCAACGCATACCTGGTCAGTGCGATGGCAGCGAGCCGCTCGGGTATCAAGAGTGTTCTTGTAGTCAGCCGCATGGCGCCTGACGGAACCAAGCTGTTGGATGATGGCGCGCTGGTGTTCGACGGTCATGAGGGAAACGCCACAGTTGAAGGACCAAAATTCTACAAGCACAACGGTTATTACTACATCTTTGCGCCTGCGGGTGGAGTGGAGAGCGGCTGGCAGTTGGCCCTTCGCGCAAAGAACGTATATGGACCTTACGAGCAGAAAGTTGTGCTGGCGCAGGGTAGCACGCAAGTCAACGGGCCGCATCAGGGCGCATGGGTGAAGACGCAGACGGGCGAATCGTGGTTCCTGCATTTTCGGGACATGGGCGCTTACGGACGCGTTGTATATCTGGAGCCAATGACGTGGGTGGACGATTGGCCGGTGATGGGAAAGCAAAACGAGCCGGTGGCTACGTGGAAAAAGCCGAACGTGGGCAAAGTGTGGCCGGTGGCAACTCCGGCGGATTCCGACGAATTCAACAGCAATGAACTTGGCATGCAATGGCAGTGGCAGGCGAATCCAAAGCCAGGCTGGGCCTTCCCGGCTGGAGGTCTGGGATTTCTGCGTATATTCAATATCGCGACCCCGCCAGATTTTAAAAATCTGTGGGACGCCCCGAACCTGCTGCTGCAAAAGTTCCCAGGCCCGGAGTTTACGGTCATTACGAAAGTAACTTTTACGCCGGGAGCAGACGGCGAGAAGATCGGACTCATCATCATGGGAATGGATTATGCCTATGTATCTGTGGAGAAGAGGACCGAAGGGCTGTTGATCTCGCAGGCCATCTGTAAGGACGCCGACCGGCATGCGCCAGAACGTGTGAGCGCAAGCATTCCCGTAAAGGGAAAGACATTTTACTTGCGGGCTGGGGTATCGAAGCAGGCGGTCGCCAGCTTCAGCTACAGCAGTGACGGCATCAACTTCACTCCAATCGGCGAGCCATTCACGGCGCGGCAGGGCAGGTGGATTGGAGCAAAGGTTGGTATCTTCGCCGTGGGGCCAGGCACGAGCCGTGAGATTGGTTATGCCGACTTTGATTGGTTCAGGTTCGATTCGTTTTGA
- a CDS encoding L-rhamnose mutarotase has translation MKRVCFILQVKPERLEEYTRWHSAVWPEMLAALRETGWNNYSLFLRADGLLIGYLETEDFERARAEISRLDVNKRWQRQMADFFVQPEGLLPDQNMEFLEEIFHV, from the coding sequence GTGAAACGTGTCTGTTTTATTTTGCAGGTAAAGCCTGAACGTCTTGAGGAATATACGCGCTGGCATAGTGCAGTATGGCCCGAGATGCTCGCTGCTTTGCGCGAGACTGGTTGGAACAACTACTCATTGTTTCTGCGAGCTGACGGTCTGCTGATCGGGTACCTGGAAACTGAAGATTTCGAACGGGCGCGAGCCGAAATCTCCAGACTCGACGTAAACAAACGATGGCAGCGCCAAATGGCCGATTTCTTCGTGCAGCCCGAGGGCTTGTTGCCAGACCAGAACATGGAATTTTTAGAAGAGATCTTTCACGTTTAA